In Dolichospermum flos-aquae CCAP 1403/13F, the following proteins share a genomic window:
- a CDS encoding B12-binding domain-containing radical SAM protein, translated as MKILLIGEFIKHRSFNGANKALPVLASSLVNAGFSQVLQLDLERPDLTIDDVLNEVKNADLIIFAGCLTTQWTEIDDHSRKIFRELQKYHRETVPILVGGYATKSAEDIARITPWITAFCDGEGEESIIEIAHAVARGTFYEDMKNLPGLCFMNQDGKFYRVTPNSFHNTSIVFHRAMTTRVNKFDDIDQNFGLIHIPQVHDMDIFKSLAGRQLKTAQIFTQRGCPWGCHFCNKSNESNHVVRLSAESLRRQLRQLKQRGYEAVYLDVDTFTVHDQDAKREAEILKEEGFFWGSNTRIDKINYDQMRYLVENNCVYMFFGVEHTLSEVSLASHKFNGSIASQIKQAFDYQTKVIRVFEDMNKAGLPSSYFLILGLPKAKLNASKTDIIDYEPTTLADDMEAIRFGIENCHPDFLNFNVLRFMPGSVAADMIGNCNYSCVRPSKKQPITAGYFLPRTVQHYSYPLSQEHGVYRLCESVSKYQPISTALNPQRVYDTIYYAMQLINNKIDTGGKATKLFIDRDLLALGLVSQDEQGKYAIAPLEYFANI; from the coding sequence GTGAAAATTTTACTGATTGGCGAATTTATTAAACACAGAAGCTTCAACGGAGCTAATAAAGCCTTACCTGTTTTAGCTTCTAGCTTGGTTAATGCTGGATTTAGTCAAGTTTTACAACTAGATTTAGAACGTCCTGATTTAACTATTGATGATGTTTTAAATGAAGTTAAAAATGCTGATTTAATTATCTTTGCTGGTTGTCTAACAACCCAATGGACAGAAATTGATGATCATAGTAGAAAAATTTTTAGAGAACTTCAGAAATATCACCGGGAAACAGTACCAATTTTAGTTGGTGGTTATGCAACTAAAAGTGCTGAAGATATTGCCCGTATTACACCTTGGATTACAGCCTTTTGTGATGGTGAGGGAGAAGAATCAATTATAGAAATTGCTCATGCAGTAGCCAGAGGTACTTTCTATGAAGATATGAAAAATCTACCAGGATTATGTTTTATGAATCAAGATGGTAAATTTTACCGCGTTACACCTAATTCTTTTCATAATACAAGTATTGTTTTTCATCGTGCTATGACAACAAGAGTTAACAAGTTTGATGATATTGACCAAAATTTTGGTTTAATTCATATACCACAAGTCCATGATATGGATATTTTTAAATCTCTAGCTGGAAGACAATTAAAAACAGCCCAAATCTTTACTCAGCGAGGATGCCCTTGGGGATGTCATTTCTGCAATAAAAGTAATGAAAGTAATCATGTTGTGAGATTAAGCGCGGAATCCTTGCGTAGACAATTACGGCAATTAAAACAACGTGGTTATGAGGCAGTTTATCTAGATGTTGATACTTTTACAGTTCATGACCAGGATGCCAAAAGAGAAGCAGAGATTCTTAAAGAAGAGGGATTTTTTTGGGGTTCAAATACTAGAATTGATAAAATTAACTATGATCAAATGCGTTATTTAGTAGAAAACAACTGTGTATATATGTTTTTTGGAGTTGAACATACATTATCAGAGGTATCATTAGCTAGTCACAAATTCAATGGTTCTATTGCTAGTCAAATTAAGCAAGCCTTTGATTATCAAACTAAGGTTATCAGAGTTTTTGAAGATATGAATAAAGCTGGATTACCCAGTAGTTATTTTTTGATTTTAGGATTACCAAAAGCTAAATTAAACGCTAGTAAAACTGATATTATTGATTATGAGCCAACAACTTTGGCTGATGATATGGAAGCAATTCGTTTTGGTATTGAAAATTGTCATCCAGATTTTTTAAATTTCAATGTGCTGCGATTTATGCCTGGGAGTGTAGCTGCTGATATGATTGGCAATTGCAACTATTCCTGTGTGCGTCCGTCAAAAAAACAGCCAATTACTGCCGGGTATTTTCTACCACGAACCGTCCAACATTATAGCTATCCCCTATCCCAAGAACATGGTGTTTACCGATTGTGTGAATCAGTTAGTAAATATCAACCTATTTCAACTGCCTTGAATCCTCAACGGGTTTATGATACTATCTACTATGCGATGCAGTTGATTAATAATAAGATTGATACAGGTGGTAAAGCTACAAAGTTGTTTATTGATAGAGACTTACTAGCTTTAGGTTTAGTCAGTCAGGATGAACAGGGAAAATATGCGATCGCTCCTTTAGAATATTTCGCTAACATTTAA
- a CDS encoding M16 family metallopeptidase: protein MLRLDLKSKKFQFAKGQKFVFTLVIVVACLLVNLNFSWAATTAKHYDELKFAPVSAIKLPKYERYALKNGLVVYLMEDHELPLVTGTALIRTGSRWEQPEKAGLASLVGSTLRSGGTKKHSADELNEILEQRAASVETDMGEAAGSASFEALSEDLEMAFGLFSEVLREPAFAQEKLDLDKTQIRGGIARRNDNPNSIASRELRKLIYGQESPYSRTVEYATLDKISREDLLKFYEQYFHPNQIILGIVGDFNSQKMRSLIQAKFGDWKANTQIAKTPLPQVTQANLGGVFSVNQPQLTQSSVLIGHLGGKFDNPDYPALDVMNGVLNGFGGRLFNELRSRQGLAYSVYGMWSPRFDYPGTFVAGGQTRTETTVQFIKSLETEIKRLQTANITVQELNKAKDSTLNSFVFNFQDPSQTLSRLMRYEYYGYPADFLFRYQKAITATTAADVKRVAQKYLKPENLVTLVVGNQAAMKQPLTDLAAKVTSIDITIPRTQPAAKN from the coding sequence ATGTTGAGGTTAGATTTGAAAAGCAAAAAATTCCAGTTTGCTAAGGGACAAAAATTTGTTTTCACATTGGTGATTGTTGTTGCTTGTTTGCTCGTAAATTTGAATTTTTCTTGGGCAGCAACAACAGCAAAGCATTACGATGAGTTAAAATTTGCCCCCGTTTCCGCAATTAAATTACCCAAGTATGAGCGATATGCACTTAAAAATGGCTTGGTAGTTTATTTGATGGAAGATCATGAATTACCATTGGTAACAGGTACAGCATTGATCAGAACAGGTAGCCGTTGGGAACAACCCGAAAAAGCAGGTTTAGCTAGTTTGGTGGGTTCTACATTGCGAAGTGGTGGCACTAAAAAGCATTCCGCTGATGAATTAAATGAGATATTAGAACAACGGGCTGCGTCTGTGGAAACAGATATGGGAGAGGCTGCTGGTAGTGCTAGTTTTGAAGCCCTGAGTGAAGATCTAGAAATGGCATTTGGGCTATTTAGTGAGGTATTACGAGAACCGGCTTTTGCACAGGAAAAGTTGGATTTGGATAAAACTCAAATTCGGGGTGGTATTGCTCGTCGCAATGATAACCCTAATAGTATTGCTAGTCGAGAGTTGAGAAAATTAATTTATGGGCAAGAAAGTCCCTACTCCCGAACTGTTGAGTATGCAACTCTTGATAAAATTTCCCGTGAGGATTTGCTGAAATTTTATGAACAGTATTTTCACCCCAATCAGATCATTTTAGGGATTGTGGGTGATTTTAATTCTCAAAAAATGCGATCGCTCATTCAAGCCAAGTTTGGTGATTGGAAAGCAAATACTCAAATTGCTAAAACCCCATTACCACAAGTCACACAAGCTAATTTAGGCGGTGTATTTTCTGTTAATCAACCCCAACTCACCCAAAGTAGCGTTTTAATTGGTCATTTGGGTGGAAAATTCGACAATCCTGATTATCCAGCTTTGGATGTCATGAATGGCGTATTAAATGGCTTTGGGGGACGCTTATTTAATGAATTGCGATCGCGTCAAGGTTTAGCTTATTCTGTATATGGAATGTGGAGTCCCCGTTTCGACTACCCAGGAACATTCGTAGCTGGAGGACAAACCCGTACAGAAACCACAGTTCAATTCATTAAATCCCTGGAAACAGAAATTAAGCGGTTACAAACTGCAAATATCACAGTCCAAGAATTAAATAAAGCCAAAGACTCTACACTCAACTCCTTTGTTTTCAACTTTCAAGATCCTAGCCAAACATTATCTAGATTAATGCGATACGAATATTATGGTTATCCCGCTGATTTCCTATTTCGTTATCAAAAAGCCATTACTGCTACTACAGCAGCAGATGTTAAACGGGTGGCACAGAAATACCTGAAACCAGAGAATTTAGTGACTTTAGTAGTCGGAAATCAAGCTGCTATGAAACAACCATTAACTGATTTAGCAGCCAAGGTAACATCAATAGATATTACCATTCCCCGCACTCAACCAGCAGCTAAGAATTAA
- a CDS encoding M16 family metallopeptidase: MHQTILNFFMGNVKNSPFRRLLATTLALMVFSGGLIPETALALQKSQSSIQPYLEQVINRLTEFRLDNGLKFIVLERHQAPVVSFLTYADVGGIDEPDGQTGVAHFLEHLAFKGTKRIGTTDYKAEAPLLAKLEQLDNQIKTAKANSKKDEIARLETEFKSVESQAIKLVKQNEMGQIVEQAGGVGLNATTSSEATRYFYSFPANKLELWMSLESDRFLDPVFREFYQEKEVILEERRLRVENSPIGQMVEKFIDAAFKVHPYRRPVIGYDQDIRNLTPENVKKFFDAYYAPSNLTIAIVGDVNPAEVKKLAQTYFGRYAAKPKPQQKLPGEPQQTATREVTLELATQPWYLEGYHRPAVTDPDNAVYEIIGSLLSDGRTSRLFKSLVEKQSLALNAQGSSGFPGDKYPNLIFFYALTSPGKTVDQVAIALRQEIDKLKTEPVSAVELTRIKTQARAGLLRSLDSNSGMAQQLLEYEVKTGSWRNLFGQLEKIAAVTPEDIQRVAKATFTPENRIVGKLLSKQPG, from the coding sequence ATGCACCAGACAATTTTAAATTTCTTCATGGGTAACGTTAAAAATTCCCCATTCCGGCGGCTATTAGCCACCACTTTGGCATTAATGGTATTTAGTGGAGGATTGATCCCAGAAACAGCTTTAGCCCTGCAAAAATCCCAAAGTTCCATTCAACCTTATCTAGAACAAGTAATTAATCGTCTCACAGAATTTCGCCTGGATAATGGACTGAAATTCATCGTTTTAGAAAGACATCAAGCCCCAGTAGTTTCCTTTCTCACCTATGCTGATGTCGGTGGAATTGATGAACCAGATGGACAAACAGGAGTAGCCCACTTTCTTGAACATCTAGCATTTAAAGGCACAAAACGCATCGGGACTACAGACTATAAAGCCGAAGCACCACTTTTAGCCAAGTTAGAACAGTTAGATAACCAAATCAAAACTGCAAAAGCTAATAGTAAAAAAGATGAAATAGCGCGGTTAGAAACTGAATTTAAATCAGTAGAATCCCAAGCCATCAAATTAGTTAAACAAAACGAAATGGGGCAAATTGTTGAACAAGCTGGAGGTGTGGGTTTAAATGCAACTACTTCCTCCGAAGCTACTCGCTATTTTTACAGTTTTCCAGCCAATAAATTAGAATTGTGGATGTCTTTAGAATCAGATCGCTTTTTAGATCCTGTATTTCGGGAATTCTATCAAGAAAAAGAAGTAATTTTGGAAGAAAGACGGCTGCGAGTGGAAAATTCTCCTATCGGCCAAATGGTGGAAAAATTCATAGATGCTGCTTTCAAAGTTCATCCTTACCGCCGACCGGTAATCGGTTATGATCAAGATATTCGCAACTTAACACCAGAGAATGTTAAGAAGTTCTTTGATGCTTATTATGCTCCCAGTAATTTAACTATTGCGATTGTGGGAGATGTCAATCCTGCGGAAGTGAAAAAACTGGCACAAACTTATTTTGGGCGTTATGCAGCTAAACCCAAACCCCAACAAAAACTACCTGGAGAACCCCAACAAACTGCCACCAGGGAAGTTACTTTAGAATTAGCTACTCAACCTTGGTATTTAGAAGGTTATCATCGTCCTGCTGTGACTGATCCTGATAATGCAGTTTATGAAATAATTGGCAGTTTATTGAGTGACGGCAGAACATCAAGACTGTTTAAGTCTTTGGTAGAAAAACAAAGTTTAGCCCTAAATGCTCAAGGTTCTAGTGGCTTTCCAGGGGATAAATATCCTAATCTCATCTTCTTTTATGCTCTCACATCTCCTGGGAAAACAGTCGATCAAGTAGCGATCGCTTTACGCCAAGAAATTGATAAGTTGAAAACAGAACCTGTATCTGCGGTGGAATTAACAAGAATAAAAACCCAAGCAAGAGCCGGATTATTACGCAGCCTTGATTCTAATTCAGGCATGGCACAACAGTTGTTGGAATATGAAGTCAAAACCGGTTCTTGGCGCAATTTATTTGGGCAATTAGAAAAAATTGCCGCAGTCACTCCTGAAGATATTCAAAGAGTAGCCAAGGCAACATTTACGCCAGAAAATCGCATAGTTGGGAAGTTGTTATCAAAACAACCAGGATAG
- a CDS encoding TetR/AcrR family transcriptional regulator: MRIFSSPPSSEMQTRTRILQAAQRLFAAKGFEGTTTRDLAQTAGVAEGTLFRHFANKKAILVEVATSGWVDILTDLLTELSEMGSYKAIAQVMRRRMWNLQKNADTMRVCFMEVQFHPDLRDRIQTEVIDKMTDVAEAFFQTAIDKGIYRQMDAKLGAKVFLGLFAIAGFSDNTLIEPNASPQEMQKMAEGLADIFLNGVLAKE, translated from the coding sequence ATGCGGATTTTTAGTTCTCCTCCATCATCAGAAATGCAGACGCGTACACGCATTTTGCAAGCAGCACAACGATTGTTTGCAGCCAAAGGGTTCGAGGGAACTACAACCCGTGATTTAGCACAAACCGCAGGGGTAGCTGAAGGAACTCTCTTTCGTCATTTTGCCAATAAAAAAGCAATTTTGGTGGAAGTAGCTACTAGCGGCTGGGTAGATATTCTCACAGATTTGCTGACAGAACTCAGCGAAATGGGTAGCTATAAGGCGATCGCTCAAGTTATGCGCCGGCGGATGTGGAATTTACAAAAAAACGCCGATACCATGCGCGTTTGCTTTATGGAAGTGCAATTTCATCCAGATTTGCGCGATCGCATTCAAACAGAAGTTATTGATAAAATGACAGATGTTGCTGAAGCATTTTTTCAAACCGCAATAGATAAAGGCATCTATCGTCAGATGGATGCCAAACTTGGAGCTAAAGTTTTTTTAGGTCTATTTGCGATCGCCGGTTTCTCCGATAATACCCTCATAGAACCCAACGCCTCCCCCCAAGAAATGCAAAAAATGGCGGAGGGACTAGCGGATATTTTCCTTAACGGTGTCTTAGCAAAAGAATAG
- a CDS encoding DUF4332 domain-containing protein, with protein MTINRAANRNLLQKSDWPVKDLPGLSAEDQAQLKNCGINTTEELINRGKTPEERIVLAGKLQVNIHSVNKWVVLAGLARVPSVGTQYCGILLHSGVISIAQLAQTPTHRLHRQVMRLQVATLHNRDLCPAVELVQQWSHQAQAMGN; from the coding sequence ATGACCATTAACCGTGCAGCTAATAGAAATTTACTTCAAAAATCAGATTGGCCTGTAAAAGATTTACCAGGATTGAGTGCAGAAGATCAAGCCCAATTAAAGAATTGTGGCATTAATACCACAGAAGAATTAATTAATAGAGGAAAAACTCCAGAAGAGAGAATAGTATTAGCGGGTAAATTACAGGTAAATATCCATTCTGTGAATAAATGGGTTGTTTTGGCAGGTTTAGCCCGTGTTCCCAGTGTAGGAACTCAGTATTGCGGTATATTGCTTCACTCTGGGGTTATTTCCATAGCCCAATTAGCCCAAACTCCGACTCACAGATTACATAGACAAGTTATGCGTTTGCAAGTAGCAACATTGCATAACCGGGATTTGTGTCCAGCAGTTGAATTGGTGCAACAGTGGAGTCATCAAGCGCAAGCAATGGGTAATTAG
- a CDS encoding PhzF family phenazine biosynthesis protein, translating to MTQIITQVDAFTNTPFKGNPAAVCVLDSPKSEAWMQNIAQEMNLSETAFLIKQDDGFNLRWFTPTVEVPLCGHATLASAHVLWSQGHLLPNQEARFYTKSGVLAAKLENNWIQLDFPVNLSQSVESPPELSQVLGVNCKSVVQNSLGYLVEVESEQLIREMQPNFQQMKTLTKADIIVTSIADSDSEYDFVSRFFAPTLGINEDPVTGAAHCCLAPFWRDKLGKDEFLAYQASSRGGVVKVYYPGATRVFISGQAVTVMQGKLTIG from the coding sequence ATGACCCAAATTATTACTCAAGTAGACGCTTTCACTAATACTCCATTCAAAGGAAATCCTGCGGCTGTATGTGTTTTAGATAGTCCAAAATCTGAAGCATGGATGCAAAATATTGCCCAGGAAATGAATCTATCAGAAACCGCTTTTTTAATTAAACAAGATGACGGTTTCAATTTGCGCTGGTTCACTCCGACGGTAGAAGTTCCCTTGTGTGGACACGCTACCTTAGCCAGCGCTCATGTATTATGGTCACAAGGGCATTTATTACCAAATCAAGAAGCGCGTTTTTATACAAAAAGTGGTGTACTTGCAGCGAAACTAGAAAATAATTGGATTCAGTTAGATTTTCCGGTGAATCTTTCTCAATCTGTAGAATCACCTCCAGAATTAAGTCAAGTTTTAGGAGTGAATTGTAAATCTGTTGTCCAAAATTCTCTCGGCTATTTAGTAGAAGTAGAATCTGAGCAATTAATCAGAGAAATGCAGCCGAATTTCCAACAGATGAAAACTCTCACTAAGGCTGATATTATCGTTACTAGCATTGCTGATTCTGACTCGGAATATGATTTTGTCTCCCGCTTTTTTGCCCCCACTTTAGGGATTAATGAAGATCCGGTAACAGGTGCGGCACATTGTTGTTTAGCCCCATTTTGGCGGGATAAATTGGGAAAAGATGAATTTTTAGCCTATCAAGCTTCTAGTCGGGGTGGAGTAGTCAAAGTGTACTATCCTGGAGCAACCCGCGTCTTTATATCTGGACAAGCTGTAACAGTAATGCAAGGAAAATTAACTATAGGTTAA
- a CDS encoding Rpn family recombination-promoting nuclease/putative transposase gives MHTDTIFYQIFLTFHTLLFELLGQPPENAAGYQFTSVEVKEKAFRFDGIFMPNSEEKPIYFVEVQFQNKPEFYWELITEINIYLNQYKPEQDWQAVALFAKRSLDVEKLTNYQQELVNSGRIKRIYLDEIPSGSIGMGLIELIVSKENQSQELVKTLMARTKTEVSNDSERQGIIELLESVLMSKFSQLSRQEIEAMFLVSDIKQTRVYQEAKKEGEQEGRQEGRQEGRQEGRQEGRQEGRQEGEKNLLLRILSKRFGKLNDSYIESINSLRIAQLEDLGEALLDFGDINDLEQWLKSHTES, from the coding sequence ATGCACACAGATACCATATTCTACCAAATCTTCCTCACCTTCCATACTCTATTATTTGAACTACTGGGACAACCCCCAGAAAATGCGGCAGGTTATCAATTTACTTCGGTAGAAGTCAAAGAAAAAGCCTTTCGATTTGATGGGATATTTATGCCAAATAGTGAAGAAAAACCCATTTATTTTGTCGAGGTGCAATTTCAAAACAAACCAGAGTTTTACTGGGAATTAATTACAGAAATCAACATTTATCTCAATCAATATAAACCCGAACAAGATTGGCAAGCAGTAGCTTTATTTGCGAAACGGAGTTTGGATGTAGAGAAATTAACTAATTACCAACAAGAATTAGTCAATAGTGGTCGAATCAAACGAATTTATTTAGATGAAATACCATCAGGGTCAATAGGGATGGGATTAATTGAATTAATTGTCAGTAAAGAAAACCAATCACAGGAATTGGTGAAAACCTTAATGGCAAGAACAAAGACAGAAGTTAGCAATGATAGTGAAAGACAAGGTATTATAGAATTACTGGAAAGTGTTTTGATGTCAAAGTTTTCACAATTAAGTCGTCAGGAGATAGAAGCCATGTTTTTAGTGAGTGATATTAAGCAAACAAGGGTATATCAAGAAGCTAAAAAGGAGGGTGAACAAGAAGGAAGACAAGAAGGAAGACAAGAAGGAAGACAAGAAGGAAGACAAGAAGGAAGACAAGAAGGAAGACAAGAAGGTGAGAAAAACTTGCTGCTGCGAATATTATCGAAACGGTTTGGAAAATTGAATGATAGCTACATCGAAAGTATTAACAGCTTGAGAATAGCACAGCTAGAAGACCTGGGAGAAGCATTATTAGATTTTGGAGATATTAACGATTTAGAACAATGGCTAAAATCTCACACAGAATCATAG
- a CDS encoding B12-binding domain-containing radical SAM protein, with translation MTSSVFNSERLLFTPATPNHDAIPVIFAFPNEYTVGITSLGYQVVWATLAMRDDLQVSRLFTDIREQLPRHPELLGFSMSWELDYVNIFNLLESLEIPIRANSRNQNHPLVFGGGPVLTANPEPYAEFFDVILLGDGENLLGDFIDTYKKVRNADRETQLKTLAQVPGIYIPSLYIIEYITPDGEIKSINPISSEIPPIIQKQTYRGNTLSASTVVTEKAAWENIYMVEVVRSCPEMCRFCLASYLTLPFRTASLENSLIPGIERGLKVTNRLGLLGASVTQHPEFTELLDYISQPKYDDVRLSVASVRTNTVTVKLAETLAKRDTRSLTIAVESGSEKVRKIVNKKLDNDEIIQAAINAKAGGLSSLKLYGMVGIPGEEAEDIDATVKMMQSVKKAAPGLRLTLGCSTFVPKSHTPFQWFGVNKQAEKRLQLLQKQIKPQGIEFRPESYNWSIIQALLSRGDRRLSQLLELTRDFGDSLGSYKRAFKQLKGQIPDLDFYVHSNWSTEKILPWNHLHGPLPQSTLIKHLAEATNSELNHQ, from the coding sequence GTGACATCATCTGTATTTAACTCTGAACGCCTTCTGTTTACGCCCGCAACCCCCAATCACGATGCTATTCCCGTAATTTTCGCCTTTCCTAATGAGTATACGGTGGGGATAACTAGTCTGGGTTATCAGGTGGTATGGGCGACTCTGGCTATGCGTGATGATTTGCAGGTAAGTCGCTTATTTACTGATATTCGGGAACAACTTCCTAGACATCCAGAATTATTAGGTTTTTCTATGTCTTGGGAATTAGATTATGTGAATATTTTTAATCTGTTGGAATCTTTAGAAATTCCGATTCGGGCTAATTCTCGCAATCAAAATCATCCTTTAGTTTTTGGTGGTGGACCAGTTCTCACAGCTAATCCTGAACCTTATGCTGAATTTTTTGATGTGATTTTATTGGGAGATGGTGAAAATCTGCTGGGTGATTTTATAGATACTTATAAAAAAGTCAGAAATGCTGATAGAGAAACTCAGTTAAAAACTTTAGCCCAAGTTCCGGGAATTTATATTCCTAGTTTATATATAATTGAATATATCACACCAGATGGGGAAATAAAATCAATTAATCCTATTTCATCGGAAATTCCCCCAATTATCCAAAAGCAAACTTACCGAGGAAATACTCTTTCTGCTTCTACTGTTGTCACAGAAAAAGCTGCTTGGGAAAATATTTATATGGTGGAAGTGGTGCGAAGTTGTCCCGAAATGTGCCGCTTTTGTTTAGCGAGTTATTTAACTTTGCCTTTTAGAACTGCGAGTTTAGAAAATTCTTTAATTCCCGGAATTGAACGGGGTTTAAAAGTTACAAATCGTTTGGGTTTGTTGGGGGCTTCTGTTACTCAACATCCAGAATTTACAGAATTACTAGATTATATTAGTCAACCAAAATATGATGATGTCCGGTTAAGTGTCGCGTCGGTGAGAACCAATACAGTTACAGTTAAATTAGCTGAAACTTTGGCAAAACGCGATACAAGATCATTAACAATTGCTGTCGAAAGTGGTTCGGAAAAAGTGCGGAAAATTGTCAATAAAAAATTGGATAATGATGAAATTATCCAAGCAGCTATCAATGCAAAAGCTGGTGGTTTGTCTAGTTTAAAACTCTATGGAATGGTGGGAATTCCTGGGGAAGAAGCAGAAGATATAGACGCAACTGTAAAAATGATGCAAAGTGTTAAAAAAGCTGCGCCTGGTTTACGGTTAACGTTGGGATGTAGTACCTTTGTTCCTAAGTCTCATACACCATTTCAATGGTTTGGGGTTAATAAGCAAGCAGAAAAGCGGTTACAGTTATTACAAAAGCAAATTAAACCCCAAGGGATAGAGTTTCGACCAGAAAGCTATAATTGGTCAATTATACAGGCTTTGTTGTCGAGAGGCGATCGCCGACTTTCTCAATTATTAGAATTAACCCGCGATTTTGGTGACTCTTTGGGAAGTTACAAACGGGCTTTTAAACAACTAAAAGGACAAATTCCCGACTTAGATTTTTATGTTCATAGTAATTGGTCAACTGAGAAAATTCTACCTTGGAATCACTTGCATGGACCATTACCTCAGTCTACACTAATTAAACATTTAGCAGAAGCTACCAACTCAGAATTAAATCATCAATAA
- a CDS encoding SemiSWEET transporter, whose amino-acid sequence MDFITILGLLAGGLTTIAFLPQMLQIWRTKSAKDVSYVMLIVFMSGLFLWLVYGIILGAFPVILANAVTLCFNLIILWLKIKYR is encoded by the coding sequence ATGGATTTTATCACCATTTTAGGATTACTTGCAGGTGGATTAACCACTATTGCCTTTTTACCGCAAATGTTGCAAATATGGCGCACAAAATCAGCGAAAGATGTTTCTTATGTGATGCTGATTGTCTTCATGAGTGGTTTGTTTCTGTGGTTAGTCTATGGGATTATTCTCGGTGCTTTCCCAGTTATTCTCGCCAACGCGGTGACATTATGTTTTAACTTGATTATTCTATGGCTTAAAATTAAATATAGATAA
- the radC gene encoding RadC family protein — protein sequence MTYCLRIADLPENERPRERLMTHGPKILATAELIAILLGTGQGPGKLSAVGLGQYILQQLGKGQCDPLAALRNVSPAELMEIPGVGPAKATTILAAIELGKRTFLSRPSDGTVIDSPIAAAAVLSQDLMWQNQERFAVLLLDVKNKLLGTKVITIGTATETLASPRDIFREVIRQGATRVIVAHNHPSGSLEPSEADIELTRQLLAGAELLAISILDHLILGNGTHQSLREITTLWDDCPQVD from the coding sequence ATGACTTATTGCCTGAGAATAGCCGACTTACCGGAAAATGAACGCCCCCGTGAAAGGTTAATGACTCACGGACCGAAAATTTTAGCTACAGCGGAATTAATCGCTATTTTGCTGGGTACTGGTCAAGGACCTGGTAAACTCTCAGCAGTTGGTTTAGGGCAATATATATTACAGCAATTGGGTAAAGGTCAGTGTGACCCCTTAGCTGCTTTACGAAATGTCTCCCCCGCTGAATTAATGGAAATTCCCGGTGTGGGACCAGCAAAAGCGACAACTATCCTCGCTGCAATTGAATTGGGTAAACGGACTTTTTTATCTCGTCCCTCCGACGGAACAGTGATTGATAGTCCCATTGCTGCGGCTGCGGTGCTAAGTCAAGACTTGATGTGGCAAAATCAAGAAAGATTTGCCGTGTTATTATTGGATGTGAAAAATAAGTTATTAGGCACAAAGGTAATTACAATTGGGACGGCGACGGAAACGTTAGCCTCTCCCCGTGATATCTTTCGAGAAGTTATTCGTCAAGGTGCTACCAGGGTAATAGTTGCCCATAATCATCCTTCAGGGAGTTTAGAACCCAGTGAAGCAGATATAGAATTGACTCGGCAATTATTAGCCGGTGCGGAACTGTTAGCTATTTCCATTTTAGATCATTTAATCTTAGGTAATGGCACTCATCAGAGTTTAAGAGAAATTACAACTTTATGGGATGATTGTCCGCAAGTTGATTGA